ATCCGCGTGTTCGTCGTGAAGGGCAACCACGACGCCGAGAGCCAGATCACTCGCCAGCTGCCCGAAGTCGAGGGCGTGCACGTGTTCAGCTCGATGAAGAGCGAAACGGTCGACCTGCCCGAGCTCGGCGCGGCGGTGCACGGCAGGAGCTTCCCGAACCGCGCGGTGCCCGAGGACCTGGTCCCGCTCTATCCCGACCCGCTGCCGGGGCGCTTCAACATCGGCCTGCTGCACACCAGCCTGACCGGCCGCGAGGGGCACGACCCCTACGCCCCCACCACGCCCGACGCGCTCGCGGCCAAGGGCTACGACTACTTCGCGCTCGGCCACGTGCACGCCCGCGAGGTCGTGCGCGAAGCCTCGCCGCGCATCGTGTTCCCCGGGAACCTGCAGGGCCGCAACGCGAGGGAGACCGGGCCGAAGGGATGCGAGCTGGTCGTCGTCGAGCACGGCGCGATCACGTCGGCGCAGTTCGTCGCGCTCGACGTCGTGCGCTGGCACCGGGTGAGCCTCGATGCCGGCGGGCTGGCCGGCGTCGAGGCGCTGGCCCGGCGCTTCCGCGAGCTCGGCGCCTCGCTGGCGGCCGAGGCGCGCGACCGGCTGCACGCGGTCCGCGTCGTCGTCGAAGGGGAGTCGCCGCTGCACCGGGTCGAGGCCGAGCAGCCCGGCACGATCGCCGCGGCGATCCAGGCCGCCGCGCAGGACATCGACGGGGCCGACGTCTGGATCGAGACCGTGCGCCTCGCGCTGCGCTCGCCGATGGACCGCGGCGCGGTCGCGCAGCGCGACGACGCGGTCGGCGAGGTGGTTCGCCTGGTCGACGCGCTGTCGGCCGACGACGAATCGATGAGGGCCTGGGTGCTGGCGCAGCTCGACGAGCTCGGGCCCCTGCCCGCCTCGCTCGCCGATGCCGACCCCAGGTCGCTCGACCCCGCGTCGATCCGGGCGCTGCTCGGCGATGCCGAGGCCACCGTTCTCGCGCAGCTCGCCAGCGAAGCGCCGGGGGGCGACGACCGATGAGGCTGCTGCGGCTGCACCTGAAGGCATTCGGGCCCTTCACCGACCGGGTGCTGGACTTCGGCCCCGAGGCGCGCGGCCTGGTGCTGGTGCACGGCCCGAACGAGGCGGGCAAGTCGTCGGCGCTGCGCGCGATGACCGACCTGCGCTTCGGCATCCCCCAGCAGAGCGCCGACAATTTCGTCCACCCCCATCCGGAGATGCGGGTCGGAGGCGAGTTCGTCGACCGCTCGGGACGCCGCCACGCGCTGCTTCGCCGCAAGGGGCGCGCGCCGACGCTGTTCCTGACCGACTTCGCCGACCCGGCCGCGCCGCTGGTCGAGCCGGCGCCTCCCGAGCTCGAGTCGCTGCTTACCAGCGGCCTGGACCGGGCGGAGTACGAGACCGGCTTCGCGCTCGACCACCGGCGGCTGCGCGAAGGCGGCCGGGCCCTGCTCGAGGGCGAGGGCGAGATCGGCGCCGCGCTGTTCGAGGCCAGCGCCGGCGTGCGCAGCATCCCGCGAATCCTGGAGCGGATCGACCAGTCCGCGCGCCGCTTCTTCATGCCCGGCGCGCGCGGGCGCAACGCACGGATCAACGAGGCGCTGCGCGCGCTCGACGAGAGCCAGGCGGCATTTCGGCAGGCGCTGGTGCGACCCTCGCAGTGGGCCGAGCTCTCGAAGAAGCACCGCGCCGCCGCCGACGCGCTGGCCGGGCTGGAGGCGCGACAGCGCGAGCTGCTCGCCCGGCTGCAGCTGATCGGCGAGCTGCGCGCGGTCGCCCCGCTGCTGGCGACCCTCGATCATGCGGGGCAAGTGCTGGACGCGCTGCGCGACGCGCCGCTGCTGGCCGAGACCGCCGCGGGCGAGCGCGCGGCGGCGGAGTCCGGGCTCGCGACCGCGCGCGAGGACGCGGACGCCGCGGCGGCCGAGGCCGAGCGACAGCGCCGGCGACTGGCCGGGCTCGCGGTCGACCGCGCGGTCCTCGACGTGGCGCCGGCGGTGCGGCGGCTGATCGCGTCGTCCGAGGCGATCGACCGCTACCGCGCCGAGCTCGCGGCGGCCGGCGCCGAGCTCGCCGCGGAGTCGCGGCGGATCGAGGCGCTCGCGAGCCGGCTCGACCCTCTCGCCGGCGTCGACGCAGTGCTCGCGCGCGCGCCCGATGCCGCCCGCCGGACCGGCATCGAGCAGGCGGTCCGGGCCCTCGAGCGCGCCGAGGACGCGCTCGCGCAGCACCGGGCGGACGAGGCGGCGGAAGCCCCGTCGCCGGACTCCCCGGAAGACGCACGGCTGCCTTCGCCCGAAAGCCGCATCGCGCTGCGCACCGCGCGCTCGGCGCTGACCCGCCACGAACCGCAGCTGCAGAGGCTCGCCGGGCTGCCCGC
This genomic window from Zeimonas sediminis contains:
- a CDS encoding metallophosphoesterase family protein — translated: MRFAFIHAADLHVDSPLRGLDAYEGAPVERLRGATRQALVALVDLAIDERVALVLLAGDIYDGDWADFRTGLFFREQMLRLARAGIRVFVVKGNHDAESQITRQLPEVEGVHVFSSMKSETVDLPELGAAVHGRSFPNRAVPEDLVPLYPDPLPGRFNIGLLHTSLTGREGHDPYAPTTPDALAAKGYDYFALGHVHAREVVREASPRIVFPGNLQGRNARETGPKGCELVVVEHGAITSAQFVALDVVRWHRVSLDAGGLAGVEALARRFRELGASLAAEARDRLHAVRVVVEGESPLHRVEAEQPGTIAAAIQAAAQDIDGADVWIETVRLALRSPMDRGAVAQRDDAVGEVVRLVDALSADDESMRAWVLAQLDELGPLPASLADADPRSLDPASIRALLGDAEATVLAQLASEAPGGDDR